One Luteibacter aegosomaticola genomic window carries:
- a CDS encoding DUF192 domain-containing protein, with amino-acid sequence MQKWMLAAALFAAPLASYAAEPSVTLHGKTFSTEFATTDAQREHGLMARAHMDADHSMLFIFAEDAPRSFWMKNTLIPLDILYFDSARKLVAMQLDAQPCKADPCALYPSGNLPARYVLELNAGAAASLGVKLGDALTVTGSPATAE; translated from the coding sequence ATGCAGAAGTGGATGCTCGCCGCAGCGCTGTTCGCGGCACCCCTGGCGAGCTACGCCGCGGAGCCGTCGGTAACGCTGCACGGCAAGACCTTCTCCACCGAATTCGCGACGACGGACGCCCAGCGCGAACACGGACTGATGGCCCGCGCCCACATGGATGCGGACCACAGCATGCTCTTTATCTTCGCCGAGGACGCGCCGCGCTCCTTCTGGATGAAGAACACCCTCATCCCCCTCGACATCCTGTACTTCGACAGCGCGCGCAAGCTCGTCGCGATGCAGCTGGATGCCCAACCCTGCAAAGCGGATCCCTGCGCCCTCTACCCGAGCGGGAACCTGCCCGCCCGCTATGTCCTTGAGCTCAATGCCGGCGCGGCGGCCAGCCTGGGCGTGAAACTGGGCGATGCGCTCACCGTGACGGGTTCCCCCGCCACGGCGGAGTAA
- a CDS encoding rubredoxin → MSNSTETTLRKWMCVVCGFIYDEALGLPEEDIAPGTRWEDIPDTWTCPDCGVTKDDFEMVEMD, encoded by the coding sequence ATGAGCAACTCGACCGAAACCACCCTGCGTAAATGGATGTGCGTTGTCTGCGGCTTCATCTACGACGAAGCGCTCGGCCTGCCCGAAGAAGACATCGCCCCGGGCACCCGCTGGGAAGACATCCCCGACACCTGGACCTGCCCCGACTGCGGCGTGACCAAGGACGACTTCGAAATGGTCGAAATGGACTAA
- the thiE gene encoding thiamine phosphate synthase, which produces MSTLLRARLSGKGVYAITDGPRDDLFAAVEAALAGGARLLQYRDKTTDAARRAREAAELATLCARHDVPLIINDDVALAQACGAAGVHLGVQDVSIAEARAILGPDAIIGTSCYGSLERAKQMRDEGADYLGFGAMYPSTTKPHAPVTTHDVLTQASQLGVPVVAIGGLTPDNARSVIDAGADFIAVVSAIFAAPDIQAATRRFADLFDARPGIIQ; this is translated from the coding sequence ATGAGCACCCTCCTCCGAGCCCGCCTGAGCGGCAAGGGCGTCTATGCGATCACCGACGGCCCGCGCGATGACCTGTTCGCGGCCGTCGAGGCCGCGCTGGCCGGCGGCGCCCGTCTCCTGCAGTACCGCGACAAGACCACCGACGCCGCGCGCCGGGCCCGGGAAGCCGCCGAACTGGCGACCCTGTGCGCCCGCCACGATGTTCCGCTGATCATCAATGACGACGTGGCCCTGGCGCAGGCCTGCGGTGCCGCCGGCGTGCATCTCGGCGTCCAGGACGTGTCGATCGCGGAGGCGCGCGCCATCCTCGGCCCGGATGCCATCATCGGCACCTCCTGCTACGGCTCCCTGGAGCGGGCGAAGCAGATGCGCGACGAGGGCGCGGATTACCTGGGCTTCGGCGCCATGTACCCCTCGACCACCAAGCCGCACGCCCCGGTCACCACCCACGACGTATTGACGCAGGCCAGCCAGCTGGGCGTCCCGGTCGTGGCTATCGGCGGCCTCACGCCCGACAATGCACGTTCGGTGATCGACGCAGGCGCGGATTTCATCGCGGTGGTCTCGGCGATCTTCGCCGCACCCGATATCCAGGCCGCCACGCGCCGCTTCGCCGACCTTTTCGATGCTCGCCCCGGAATCATTCAATGA
- the hemL gene encoding glutamate-1-semialdehyde 2,1-aminomutase gives MTTNHELFARARQLMPGGVNSPVRAFKSVGGEPFFTARADGPYLWDVEGKRYIDYVGSWGPMIVGHNHPAVRDAVVAAAQNGLSFGTPSPAEVTMAETIVKLVPSIDMVRMVNSGTEATMSAIRLARGATGRNKIVKFEGCYHGHGDSFLVKAGSGALTFGVPTSPGVPKAAADLTLTLPYNDINAAHALFAEHGADIAGLIIEPVAGNMNCIPPKEGYLEALRELCTAHGALLIFDEVMTGFRVALGGAQAHYGITPDLTCFGKVIGGGMPVGAYGGRRDLMEQVAPAGPVYQAGTLSGNPVAMAAGLAMLELIQMPGFYEDLAKRTAKLTDGIAAAAKKHGIPFSTTRVGAMFGLFFTGETVETYAQATAADVASFNAFFHGMLERGVYLAPSAFEAGFVSSAHSDAIIDETIATADAVFATLS, from the coding sequence ATGACCACGAACCACGAACTCTTCGCCCGCGCCCGCCAGCTGATGCCCGGCGGCGTGAATTCCCCCGTCCGCGCCTTCAAGTCGGTGGGTGGCGAGCCGTTCTTCACCGCGCGCGCCGATGGCCCGTACCTGTGGGACGTGGAAGGCAAGCGTTATATCGATTACGTGGGCTCGTGGGGCCCGATGATCGTGGGCCATAACCACCCCGCGGTGCGCGATGCGGTGGTCGCTGCCGCGCAGAATGGCCTGAGCTTCGGCACGCCCTCCCCCGCCGAAGTGACGATGGCCGAGACCATCGTGAAGCTGGTGCCGTCGATCGACATGGTGCGCATGGTGAACTCGGGCACCGAGGCGACGATGTCGGCGATCCGCCTGGCCCGTGGCGCCACCGGCCGCAACAAGATCGTGAAGTTCGAAGGCTGCTACCACGGCCACGGCGACAGCTTCCTGGTGAAGGCGGGTTCGGGCGCGCTGACGTTTGGCGTACCGACCTCGCCGGGCGTGCCCAAGGCCGCGGCCGATCTCACGCTCACGCTCCCATACAACGATATCAACGCCGCGCACGCGTTGTTCGCCGAGCACGGCGCCGATATCGCCGGCCTGATCATCGAGCCCGTCGCCGGCAACATGAACTGCATTCCGCCGAAGGAAGGCTATCTCGAGGCGCTGCGCGAACTGTGCACCGCCCACGGCGCGCTGCTGATCTTCGACGAAGTGATGACCGGCTTCCGCGTGGCCCTCGGCGGTGCGCAGGCGCATTACGGCATCACGCCCGACCTCACCTGCTTCGGCAAGGTGATCGGTGGTGGCATGCCCGTGGGTGCGTATGGCGGTCGCCGTGACCTGATGGAACAGGTGGCCCCGGCCGGCCCGGTGTACCAGGCCGGCACGCTCTCGGGTAACCCGGTGGCGATGGCCGCGGGCCTGGCGATGCTGGAACTGATCCAGATGCCGGGCTTCTACGAGGATCTGGCGAAGCGCACCGCGAAGCTCACCGACGGTATTGCCGCTGCGGCGAAGAAGCACGGCATTCCCTTCAGCACGACCCGCGTGGGCGCGATGTTCGGCCTGTTCTTCACCGGTGAAACCGTGGAAACGTATGCGCAGGCCACGGCGGCGGACGTCGCGTCGTTCAACGCGTTCTTCCACGGGATGCTGGAGCGTGGCGTGTACCTGGCGCCGTCGGCGTTCGAAGCGGGCTTTGTGTCCAGCGCGCACAGCGATGCGATCATCGATGAAACGATTGCCACGGCCGATGCCGTGTTCGCGACGCTCAGCTGA
- a CDS encoding acetylornithine/succinylornithine family transaminase, which yields MSSHPVEPSDLIGLGKRYWLSVYRPRDVVLDHGKGARVWDTEGRDYLDFGAGIAVNALGHQEPELVEALVAQAHKLWHASNVFWTEPPLRLAEELIEHAPFAERVFLCNSGTEANEAAIKLVRKWAAGQGRAPEDRVIITFYGSFHGRTLASVTATAQPKYQEGYEPLPGGFRYVAFNDEAALEEAFAKGGVAAVMIEPVQGEGGVTPAAPGFLKKIRELCDAHNALMVLDEIQCGMGRTGTLFAHTHDHVTPDIVTLAKALGAGFPIGAMLVGKSVSEVMQFGAHGTTFGGNPMAAAVARVALKKIASPAVLLNVERQANDIRKGLEKLNHEFHLFSEIRGRGLMIGAALDGAYKGRAGEVLDIAAAHGLLILQAGPDVLRIVPPLNITDEETAAGLERLHAALAEFASREAKVA from the coding sequence ATGTCGTCGCATCCTGTCGAACCCTCCGATCTCATCGGCCTGGGCAAGCGCTATTGGCTATCCGTGTACCGCCCCCGTGATGTCGTGCTCGACCACGGCAAGGGCGCCCGTGTGTGGGATACCGAAGGCCGCGACTATCTCGATTTCGGTGCGGGCATTGCCGTGAATGCCCTGGGCCACCAGGAGCCCGAACTCGTCGAAGCGCTGGTCGCACAGGCGCACAAGCTGTGGCACGCAAGCAACGTGTTCTGGACCGAGCCGCCGCTGCGTCTTGCCGAAGAACTGATCGAACACGCGCCGTTCGCCGAGCGTGTCTTCCTGTGCAACTCCGGTACCGAAGCCAACGAAGCCGCGATCAAGCTCGTGCGCAAATGGGCTGCCGGCCAGGGCCGCGCGCCGGAAGACCGCGTCATCATCACCTTCTACGGCTCGTTCCACGGCCGCACGCTGGCGTCGGTCACCGCGACCGCGCAGCCGAAGTACCAGGAAGGCTACGAGCCGCTGCCGGGTGGCTTCCGCTACGTGGCGTTCAACGATGAAGCCGCGCTGGAAGAAGCCTTCGCCAAGGGCGGCGTCGCCGCGGTGATGATCGAGCCGGTGCAGGGCGAAGGCGGTGTCACGCCGGCCGCGCCGGGCTTCCTGAAGAAGATCCGCGAGCTGTGCGATGCGCACAACGCGCTCATGGTGCTCGATGAAATCCAGTGCGGCATGGGCCGTACCGGCACGCTGTTCGCGCACACGCACGACCACGTCACGCCGGATATCGTCACGCTGGCCAAGGCGCTCGGCGCCGGTTTCCCGATCGGCGCCATGCTGGTCGGCAAGTCGGTTTCCGAAGTGATGCAGTTCGGCGCACATGGCACCACGTTTGGCGGCAACCCGATGGCGGCCGCCGTCGCTCGCGTGGCGTTGAAGAAGATCGCCTCGCCGGCGGTGCTGCTCAACGTGGAGCGCCAGGCCAACGACATCCGCAAGGGTCTCGAGAAGCTCAACCACGAATTCCATCTGTTCTCGGAAATCCGTGGCCGCGGCCTCATGATCGGCGCGGCGCTCGACGGCGCCTACAAGGGCCGCGCAGGTGAAGTGCTCGACATCGCCGCCGCCCACGGCCTGCTCATCCTGCAGGCCGGCCCGGACGTGCTGCGTATTGTCCCGCCACTCAACATCACGGATGAAGAGACGGCGGCAGGCCTCGAACGCCTGCACGCGGCGCTGGCGGAGTTCGCCAGCCGCGAAGCCAAGGTGGCCTGA
- a CDS encoding sigma-54 interaction domain-containing protein, with protein MSRGESTGRCVVWVGRPSVEEHFGLIRAGWRTLVADPARLDTHLPECGDTAIAVVDLRASAQAAVRVLQELRDSHPGLAWIGLTGQRTPANDPSIQHVLPQAFELIDGASSLQALRQALQRVPAEGIPVFDDDQPSVMTGSSPAIRGLSQNIRKFAPVELPLLITGETGTGKEMAARALHQLSGRRDKPFAAINCGALPANLVQSELFGHERGSFTGATARRIGHFESADGGTVFLDEIGDLPLDAQTNLLRVLQEGTIERIGSCQSIKVNVRVLAATHVDLEKAVAQGRFREDLFYRLNVLRLRMPPLRERNGDIELLAQYFLDTFRESYGTRARAFSTAARKAMNAFAWPGNVRELMNRVQRAAVIADDALITPDDLELNADLPGLDRDSLGSARTSAEREAIVDCLRASAFNISECARRLRVSRVTVYRLCKKHQLALDQLR; from the coding sequence ATGTCACGCGGGGAATCGACGGGGCGTTGCGTCGTCTGGGTTGGAAGGCCGAGCGTTGAAGAACATTTCGGACTGATACGGGCCGGCTGGCGCACCTTGGTGGCCGATCCGGCACGGCTGGACACGCACTTGCCCGAATGCGGGGACACGGCGATCGCCGTGGTCGACCTGCGCGCAAGCGCCCAGGCGGCCGTGCGCGTGTTGCAGGAACTGCGCGACAGCCATCCGGGCCTGGCCTGGATCGGGCTGACCGGCCAGCGGACGCCGGCCAACGATCCGTCCATCCAGCACGTGCTGCCGCAGGCCTTCGAGTTGATCGACGGCGCCTCCTCGCTGCAGGCGCTGCGCCAGGCGCTGCAACGCGTGCCTGCCGAAGGCATCCCGGTCTTTGATGACGACCAGCCCAGCGTCATGACCGGCAGCAGCCCGGCGATCCGCGGGCTGTCTCAGAATATTCGTAAGTTCGCTCCCGTCGAGCTGCCGCTGCTGATCACCGGCGAGACGGGTACGGGCAAGGAAATGGCCGCCCGGGCGCTGCACCAGCTCTCCGGCCGTCGCGACAAACCGTTCGCCGCGATCAACTGCGGCGCACTGCCGGCCAACCTCGTCCAGTCCGAACTGTTCGGCCACGAGCGCGGTTCGTTCACCGGCGCCACGGCGCGGCGTATCGGCCACTTCGAGTCCGCCGACGGCGGCACCGTCTTCCTCGACGAAATCGGCGACCTGCCGCTCGATGCCCAGACCAACCTGCTGCGCGTACTGCAGGAAGGCACCATCGAGCGCATCGGCAGCTGCCAGTCCATCAAGGTGAACGTGCGCGTGCTTGCGGCCACCCACGTGGATCTGGAAAAAGCCGTGGCCCAGGGTCGCTTCCGCGAGGATCTGTTCTACCGCCTCAACGTGCTGCGCCTGCGCATGCCGCCCCTGCGCGAACGCAATGGCGATATCGAGCTGCTGGCGCAGTACTTCCTGGATACGTTCCGCGAGAGCTACGGCACCCGCGCGCGGGCGTTCAGCACGGCGGCGCGCAAGGCCATGAACGCTTTTGCTTGGCCGGGCAATGTCCGTGAACTGATGAACCGAGTACAGCGCGCGGCCGTCATCGCCGACGATGCGCTGATCACGCCCGACGACCTGGAACTCAATGCCGACCTGCCGGGGCTCGATCGTGACAGCCTGGGCAGCGCGCGCACCTCGGCCGAGCGCGAGGCCATCGTGGATTGCCTGCGGGCGAGCGCGTTCAACATCAGCGAGTGCGCCCGCCGGCTGAGGGTGTCGCGCGTCACGGTGTATCGCCTCTGCAAGAAGCACCAGCTGGCCCTCGATCAGTTGCGCTGA
- a CDS encoding SDR family oxidoreductase, with amino-acid sequence MTSLAGKTLFITGASRGIGLAIGLRAARDGANVVIAAKSGVPNPKLPGTIHTAAAEIEAAGGKALPLKVDIREEAEVRMAAATAAERFGGIDIVVNNASAIWLAGTEDTPMKRFDLMHQVNTRGTFLVTQACLPFLKEADNPHVLMLSPPPSIDPHWYAPHVAYTIAKFGMSQCVLGMAPEFAPMGVAVNALWPKTVIATAAIAMIDGVRAENCRTPEIVADAAHAILTRPARATTGHFFIDEAVLREEGVTNFDHYAVTPGQPLLPDLFL; translated from the coding sequence ATGACATCGCTCGCCGGGAAGACCTTGTTCATCACCGGTGCCTCGCGCGGCATCGGCCTCGCGATCGGCCTGCGCGCCGCGCGCGATGGCGCCAACGTGGTGATCGCCGCGAAGAGCGGCGTGCCCAATCCGAAGCTGCCCGGCACTATCCACACCGCCGCCGCCGAGATCGAAGCAGCCGGTGGCAAGGCGTTACCGCTCAAGGTGGATATCCGCGAAGAGGCGGAAGTGCGCATGGCGGCAGCGACAGCGGCCGAGCGCTTCGGCGGCATCGATATCGTGGTGAACAACGCCAGCGCGATCTGGCTGGCGGGTACCGAAGACACGCCGATGAAGCGCTTCGACCTGATGCACCAGGTGAATACGCGCGGCACCTTCCTCGTGACGCAGGCCTGCCTGCCGTTCCTGAAAGAGGCGGACAACCCGCACGTGCTCATGCTCTCACCGCCGCCGAGCATCGACCCGCACTGGTACGCACCGCACGTGGCTTACACCATCGCCAAGTTCGGCATGAGCCAGTGCGTCCTGGGCATGGCGCCGGAGTTCGCGCCGATGGGCGTGGCGGTCAACGCGTTGTGGCCGAAAACCGTCATCGCCACGGCCGCCATCGCCATGATCGATGGCGTGCGTGCCGAAAACTGCCGTACCCCCGAGATCGTGGCCGATGCGGCCCACGCGATCCTCACCCGTCCCGCGCGGGCGACCACCGGTCACTTCTTCATCGACGAAGCCGTTTTGCGTGAAGAAGGTGTGACGAACTTCGATCACTACGCCGTCACCCCGGGCCAGCCTCTACTACCGGACTTGTTTCTCTAG
- a CDS encoding LON peptidase substrate-binding domain-containing protein: MAATTPALDLPLFPLANVLFPGGHLPLRIFEPRYIDLVRECARTGRGFGVCLILEGREAGQPAIPAAVGTLATITDFHTREDGLLGIVAEGGQRFRVTRTRVRSDGQVRGDIAPWEPETVVPVPAEFGLLTTILERLADQMGPPWRQDVAGRADDASWVGFRLCELLPLDPNECQHMLELDDPIQRLAELRDILPRFQRA; the protein is encoded by the coding sequence ATGGCTGCGACCACGCCCGCTCTCGATCTCCCCCTGTTCCCTCTGGCGAACGTCCTTTTCCCGGGCGGCCATCTCCCGTTGCGCATTTTCGAACCGCGCTACATCGACCTGGTGCGCGAATGCGCGCGGACAGGCAGGGGCTTTGGGGTGTGCCTCATCCTCGAGGGCCGCGAAGCCGGGCAGCCGGCGATCCCGGCCGCCGTGGGCACGCTCGCGACCATCACCGATTTCCATACCCGCGAAGACGGCCTGCTCGGCATCGTCGCGGAGGGTGGCCAGCGCTTCCGTGTCACCCGCACACGCGTGCGTTCCGATGGCCAGGTGCGTGGCGACATCGCGCCGTGGGAACCGGAGACTGTCGTGCCGGTGCCGGCGGAGTTCGGCTTGCTCACCACCATCCTCGAACGGCTCGCCGACCAGATGGGCCCGCCGTGGCGCCAGGATGTCGCCGGTCGCGCGGATGACGCCAGCTGGGTGGGCTTCCGCCTGTGCGAGCTGTTGCCGCTCGACCCGAACGAATGCCAGCACATGCTCGAACTGGATGATCCGATCCAGCGGCTCGCCGAATTGCGTGACATCCTCCCGCGCTTCCAGCGCGCCTGA